The region TGAGCTAAAGCAATATCGAAAAGATAAATCTTAATGTGTCACTCATAGTCCACTAGAAATTTTTTGAATCCTGAGTTGTCAATTTAAATCAGACAATTATTCATCACAAACTAAGCAATTGGAAGGAGTGAATCTAATCCAGTTGCTTTTTTCATGATTTCTTCTGGTGTGTAATAGTTTAAAGATCTTCTGGGTACACGATTATATTTCATCGCAATTTCATTTAATTTCTTTTGTGAATGTACGGATAAATCCGTGGATTTCGGTAGATCTTGTCTAACGATACTATTTGAATTCTCATTCAATCCTCGTTGTCCTGGTGCTCCTGGATCACTAAAGTAAATCTCAAGAGGTATCTTGCTTTCTTGTTCAATTTCTTTCCATCTAGAAAACTCTTTTCCTCGATCAAAGGTTATTGTTTTGATGTCGATTTCAACTTGTTCATTTAGCCAATTTAATGTCGCATCTTTGACATCTTGACTCTTACGACTTGCTTTTAATAGTACGATATATTTACTTTTCTTTTCAACTAAAGTGACAATGGCTGATTCACGATTCTTACCGACAATGGTATCCCCTTCAAAGTGCCCATATTCTTGATTCATCGAAGCTTTAGGATACTGCTTATCTCGCTCATGAATGGTTTTACAATCATTAATTCTCCCACGTGTTTCTTTGTGATTTTTAGGGTTATTCTTTCCTTTTCGACGGAGCTTTTTAGCGTCAATGACTCCATTTTTAACAAGCTTATATAATGTTTTAGTCGAGACTCTTTCTGAGTGATCCATGATCTTATCACGACCCGCGATAGCATCTAATGACCACCCTTGACCTAATAACTCATGAATATTCTTTAACTTCTGTTCTGATAACACACGTTCTTTTCTCCCACAACGCTTTTTATTTTGCTTGTAAGTGGAGTAGATTTCTTCAACTGTTAATCCTTGTTTGAATAAGCGATAATAGCGATACACTTTGTCTTTTCCAATGTTCATGCGACGTGCACATTCACGAGCGTTAACTCCTAAATAATAATTTGACTCTATATTTGTCAGCTGATTTATGTTAAGATGATGATAAGACATAGATGAAAACTCCTTAATTTGTTTGGCGATGAATTAAGTGTACCATCTATGTCTTTTTTATTACCATTAAATACGTTTACCAGTTGTCTGACTTAATTATATAATTCAGGAATCAAAAAATAAAAACTTCACCCTTCTTAATATGATGTTGAAACAGTTAAATTAAATGAATTCACTAAATTTTTTGAAAAAGAAATTTTGCCTTATCCCTCCACTCATGATAGAAACAGTGTGGAATTCTTTTGATTCCAATTAAAAAGTATGATTTTAAAACGTCTCATATTGTTATTTCCAAAACCTCACTCCCTGATATCGATCTAGATTTAAAGGAACAGTGTTATGATTGTGTGTATGATCGATTTACATTTACTCAAAAACATTTATTATTGAAAAGAACGGTTATACTTTCTACCATACAAAATACGAGATTGTTTTAGAGGTACAAAATAAAATTTCAGAGTGGCGGGTCCTCTACAGTTCACTCCTTTTATGAGCTATTAATACGTATTCTCATAACTCAAAACATAACTCAACTAAAATAAAAACACCTAGTCATTTCATCACAAGGCTTATTCTTAAAGTCATTCATTGTAATAGATGCAATACTCTTTGAGAAAGAACAAAAAAGACTTTAAAAGCCAAAGCTCTTAAAGTCTTTAAAATATAATAATATCAATATTTTATCCTATTCAAGATAAAATTTATAATGTTCCAAAGAAATTATCCGCGAGATACGTAACGTCCATCATTTGTGTTGATGATTAATTTATCTCCAACTTCAACGAATAAAGGAACTTGTAAAGAGTATCCAGTTGAAACTGTTGCACTCTTAGTTGCATTAGAAGCTGTGTTTCCTTTAACACCTGGCTCACATTCTACAACTTCTAATGTTACTTTTTCAGGAACTTCAACTCCTAAGATTTCACCGTTGTAGCTCATCACTTTAACTTCCATTCCATCAACTAAGAAGTTTTTCTCTTGCTCTAATTGAGCAGCCGTTAATTCAATTTGTTCATATGTTTCATTGTTCATGAAAACATACTCATCTCCCATTGAATATAAGAATTGCATTGTTGATTTTTCAACGTGTGCACGTTTAACTTTTTCACCTGCATTGAATGTATTATCAATAACAGCTCCAGAACGTAAGTTACGTAATTTAGAACGTACGAAGGCTTGTCCTTTACCTGGTTTTACGTGTTGGAATTCGATAATTTGGAATAAGTTTCCTTCATAATCGATAGTCATACCTGTTTTAAAATCGTTACTTGAAATCATAAAAATCCTCCTTGAACACTATACAAACTACTCCTTAGTAGTATGAGAATCATTTCCGTATTTAATTATAACGATTAATGGAGAAATTGTCTATTATAAACAGCTATTTTTCCCTATTCTCGACCTAAAATCAGCTTTTTCACCCTCGCTATTGAACAAAAAAAAACACTCTATCTTTCTATTTCTTTTCGTCTTTTCTCGTGATACGACGATACTTCTCTAAAAGGGCTTTATTTTTAATCTGAAATTCTGTAAAATAAAAGGTGTTGCGAATAAAGGAGGTTATGTGGATGAATTGGCCATTAATTATTAGTGCAATTCTTTTAGGATTGATCGTTGGATTATGGATTACTATGCGTCGTGAATCGAAAAAATGTGTGGTAAACTTAACAGAAGCAGAGTTTGTAGAGCAAATGCGTAAGGGACAGTTAATAGACCTTCGTAAGAAAGAAGAATTTGATCAAGGACATATTAACGGTGCTCGTAACATTCCTTTTGCTATTTTAACTCGTAATCCTGGAAAATTACGCAAGGATTTACCTATTTTCTTATATTGTGAAAAAGGAAAAGTAAGCAAACGTGCTGCTTTAGTTCTTTACGGTAAAGGATACGAGAAAATTTACCAACTCGAAGGTGGATTAACAGCTTGGACAGGTCCATTAAAAGCTACAAAAAAATAAAAACAAAAAGATTATTAGAATTAAATCTAATAATCTTTTTTTATTATTTGCAAATAATAAAAAAACACACAATTATGTGTGTTTTATTCTTGGCTTAAATAAGCTTTAACCAATTTACTAACTAAAGCACCGTCTGTACGCCCTTTTGTTTTAGGAACAACGGCACCCATTAACTTACCCATGTCAGATGGTTTTTCTGCGTTAATCATTTTAGCTGTTTCAGATATAATTTGTTTAAGCTCTTCCTCAGTAAGTTGCGCCGGTAAATAGGCATTCACGTATGTTAATTCTTGCTCGATTTTTGCTGCTAAATCTTCACGTGCTGCCTCTTTAAATTCTTTTAAAGAATCACGGCGTTGTTTAACTTCACGTGAAAGAACAGTAAGTTCTTGGTCTTCATTTAAATCTGTAACACCTAAATGAATGGCTTCATTTTGAAGTGAAGCTTTTAACATGCGAATAACTGATAAGCGATCTTTTTCTTTCGCTTTCATTGCTTCTTTCATGTCAGCATTTAATTGATCAAGTAATGCCACTGAGATCACCTATTTAAAATTAGTATTTGTTACGTTTGATTGCAGACTTGCGTGCTGCTTCTGATTTTTGTTTACGTTTGATACTCGGTTTAACGTAATATTCACGTTTACGAGCTTCAGTAAGGGTACCTACTTTAGATACTTCTCTCTTAAAACGACGTAATGCATCATCTAATGATTCGTTTTTTCGAACTACAGTTTTAGCCACCACTAACCCTCCTTCCGCTTCGCTACGATTAACAGTAATATTATACAACATCTTTTACGTTCTGTAAATAAAACAAAAAAAAATCATAAAAATGATTTTATGTTATAATAATAACCGATAATAAAAAGGTGGACAAACACTGAACTGAAGGTGGAGTTTTATGAAATTTGTAACCAATATTGATGCTAAAAAATTTAATGACTTTGTGTCAACTCATCCTAAAAATCATTTTCTACAAACCTATGAGTGGGGTGTTTTTAAATCAAAATCACCCGAGTGGTCATTTGAAACTGTGGGACTTGAAAACGATCAAGGAGAACTCGTTGCAGCTGCGTTAGTTCTCATTCGTTTTTTACCTATCATCAAACGTCCATTTTTATATATTCCACGTGGATTTGTGCTTGACTTTAATAATGAACAACAATTAAAAGATTTTACAGAAGGAATGAAAAACTTCGCAAAATCAAAAAAAGCAATTTTCTTTAAAATCGATCCAGACCTAAAATACGTTAATCGCACCATCGATGGTGAAATTGCAGAAGGGGCGTTCCCAAATGAGTCACTAATTCAATCTTTGCTTAACCTCAATTATAAACATTTAGGCTTCACACAAGATTTTGACTCTAGCATTCAACCTCGATATACTTTCCGCTTAGATTTAAAACCAGAAGAAAAAAACTTATTACAAGGCTGTCATACAAAAACACGCTACAATTTAAAAGTAGCACAAAAAAAAGGAATCGAAATTGTAGAAGGATCACGTGAAGATTTAACAAAATTTGAAGAAATTATGCGTATCACAGGAGAACGTGATGGATTCTTAACTCGTCCTCTTTCTTATTTTGAAGAAATGTATGACACACTAGCCCCTCATGGAATGTGCAAACTCTACTTAGCTAAGCTTAATACAGAGCAAGCCTTAAATAATTTAACGGAGGAACTAAATCAAACCACATCAACCATCGAACAATTAAACAATCAACTTCAAAATGCAGAATTAAATGAGAAGAAACGTCAAAAACTAATTAATAAATTAGAACCCGAAAAAAATAAACTTCAAAATATTACCCAACAATTAAAAGAAGTGGAACAATTGTATAAAGAACACCCAACAGGGATTACAATGTCAGGGATTATTACCACTTATTTCGGCAATAAAGCATGGTATTTATATGGAGCCAGTGATAATGTTTATCGTGAATTCATGCCAAACTACTTAATTCAATGGAAAGCTTTAACAGACGCTAAACAAGATGGATATGAAATTTACGACTTCTTTGGAATTAGTGGGAAAACAGATGAATCAGATCCATTATATGGTCTATATCGATTTAAAAAAGGATTTGGTGGAGAATTTACCGAATTTATTGGAGAATTTGATTACGTGATTGATCCCATTGGTTACTTTGCTTGGACCAAACTTTTACCACAATTTAAAAAATTCAAAAAAAGATTGCGCAATAAAAGACATTAAAAAAGGACACCGACATGTAGTGCACCCCAAATGTTAGACTTAAAAATCTAATGTTAGGGGTGCTTTTCTATGGCTAAATATAGCTCAGAATTTAAGTTGCATGTTGTTAACGAGTATTTGCAGGGAACTTTAGGTTACCGTTTGCTCGCTAAAAAATATCACATACCAAGTAAATCACAAATTGAAACGTGGGTTAGACAATATAAACAAACTGGAAGAAGTGGAGTTCAACGAAAAGAAAAACAAGAATATACTGGAGAATTTAAATTAAATGTATTAAACGATATGAAAACAACAGGTGCTTCATATAGTCAAACTGCTATCCATTTTGGATTATCAGAGATAGGAACGATTGCCAATTGGAAGGCAGACTTTCTAAAAGACGGTGCAGAGGCATTCTTTAAATCGAAAGGAAGGCCTCAAAATCCTATGACTAAATTAAAAGCATCTAAACAACCAAAAACTTTAACTCGTGAACAACAATTAGAAGAAGAACTTAAATTATTGAGAATCGAGAATGAATACTTAAAAAAGTGTCACGCCCATGGAATTACGCCATGGAGCCAAAGAATCAAATCGAAACAAGAATCATCCAAGAATTAACGGCTAATTTTAAATTAAGTGACATTTTAAAGGTCACAAAGTTTCCTAAATCAACCTATCACTATTGGGTCAATAAGATGAAACAAGTAAATCCTGATCAAGAGCTTGAAGAGCTGATTTTAATTATTTTTAAAGAGAGTGATGAGACTTACGGCTATCGTCGAATTCAAGATGAGCTTTATAATAGAGGAATTAGAATCAATCATAAAAAAGTATATCGTCTCATGAAAAAGCTTGGGATAATGTGTGTCAAGTTTGGTCGTAAATCACGTCAATATCGCTCATACAAAGGGACTGTTGGAACAGTGGCTAAGAATCGAAT is a window of Turicibacter sanguinis DNA encoding:
- a CDS encoding IS30 family transposase, giving the protein MSYHHLNINQLTNIESNYYLGVNARECARRMNIGKDKVYRYYRLFKQGLTVEEIYSTYKQNKKRCGRKERVLSEQKLKNIHELLGQGWSLDAIAGRDKIMDHSERVSTKTLYKLVKNGVIDAKKLRRKGKNNPKNHKETRGRINDCKTIHERDKQYPKASMNQEYGHFEGDTIVGKNRESAIVTLVEKKSKYIVLLKASRKSQDVKDATLNWLNEQVEIDIKTITFDRGKEFSRWKEIEQESKIPLEIYFSDPGAPGQRGLNENSNSIVRQDLPKSTDLSVHSQKKLNEIAMKYNRVPRRSLNYYTPEEIMKKATGLDSLLPIA
- the efp gene encoding elongation factor P — encoded protein: MISSNDFKTGMTIDYEGNLFQIIEFQHVKPGKGQAFVRSKLRNLRSGAVIDNTFNAGEKVKRAHVEKSTMQFLYSMGDEYVFMNNETYEQIELTAAQLEQEKNFLVDGMEVKVMSYNGEILGVEVPEKVTLEVVECEPGVKGNTASNATKSATVSTGYSLQVPLFVEVGDKLIINTNDGRYVSRG
- a CDS encoding rhodanese-like domain-containing protein, whose translation is MNWPLIISAILLGLIVGLWITMRRESKKCVVNLTEAEFVEQMRKGQLIDLRKKEEFDQGHINGARNIPFAILTRNPGKLRKDLPIFLYCEKGKVSKRAALVLYGKGYEKIYQLEGGLTAWTGPLKATKK
- a CDS encoding GatB/YqeY domain-containing protein, with amino-acid sequence MALLDQLNADMKEAMKAKEKDRLSVIRMLKASLQNEAIHLGVTDLNEDQELTVLSREVKQRRDSLKEFKEAAREDLAAKIEQELTYVNAYLPAQLTEEELKQIISETAKMINAEKPSDMGKLMGAVVPKTKGRTDGALVSKLVKAYLSQE
- the rpsU gene encoding 30S ribosomal protein S21 encodes the protein MAKTVVRKNESLDDALRRFKREVSKVGTLTEARKREYYVKPSIKRKQKSEAARKSAIKRNKY
- a CDS encoding peptidoglycan bridge formation glycyltransferase FemA/FemB family protein translates to MKFVTNIDAKKFNDFVSTHPKNHFLQTYEWGVFKSKSPEWSFETVGLENDQGELVAAALVLIRFLPIIKRPFLYIPRGFVLDFNNEQQLKDFTEGMKNFAKSKKAIFFKIDPDLKYVNRTIDGEIAEGAFPNESLIQSLLNLNYKHLGFTQDFDSSIQPRYTFRLDLKPEEKNLLQGCHTKTRYNLKVAQKKGIEIVEGSREDLTKFEEIMRITGERDGFLTRPLSYFEEMYDTLAPHGMCKLYLAKLNTEQALNNLTEELNQTTSTIEQLNNQLQNAELNEKKRQKLINKLEPEKNKLQNITQQLKEVEQLYKEHPTGITMSGIITTYFGNKAWYLYGASDNVYREFMPNYLIQWKALTDAKQDGYEIYDFFGISGKTDESDPLYGLYRFKKGFGGEFTEFIGEFDYVIDPIGYFAWTKLLPQFKKFKKRLRNKRH
- a CDS encoding helix-turn-helix domain-containing protein, giving the protein MAKYSSEFKLHVVNEYLQGTLGYRLLAKKYHIPSKSQIETWVRQYKQTGRSGVQRKEKQEYTGEFKLNVLNDMKTTGASYSQTAIHFGLSEIGTIANWKADFLKDGAEAFFKSKGRPQNPMTKLKASKQPKTLTREQQLEEELKLLRIENEYLKKCHAHGITPWSQRIKSKQESSKN